The following coding sequences are from one Reyranella humidisoli window:
- a CDS encoding TauD/TfdA dioxygenase family protein, translating to MAVTVRPVTDAVGAEILGVDLRNFSDEEFAAIERAWYAHSMILLRGQRLSDDHLLAFSRRFGELDPPPNQERGRISPPGYPDIYVVSNVLDTKGDPIGALGDGEAVWHTDMSYLDVPPDASMLYSLEIPPAGGNTWFTSMQAACDALPADLRAKIEGRRVKHDGTYNSGGFLRKGVTPTDDPMVAPGAWHPAILRHPVNGRATLYLGRRRNSHVEGYTKAESDAVLEELWAHVTQPRFIYQHVWKVGDLVMWDNRSTMHRRDPFDKTARRVMHRTQIKGTTKPIAFAA from the coding sequence ATGGCCGTAACAGTGCGTCCCGTGACCGATGCCGTCGGAGCGGAAATCCTCGGGGTCGATCTGCGCAACTTCAGCGACGAGGAATTCGCCGCCATCGAACGTGCCTGGTACGCCCATTCGATGATCCTGCTGCGCGGACAGCGGTTGAGCGACGACCATCTGCTGGCCTTCAGCCGCCGCTTCGGCGAACTCGACCCGCCCCCGAACCAGGAACGCGGCCGCATCAGCCCGCCCGGCTATCCCGACATCTACGTCGTGTCGAACGTGCTCGACACCAAGGGCGACCCGATCGGCGCGCTGGGCGACGGCGAGGCCGTCTGGCACACCGACATGAGTTATCTCGACGTGCCGCCCGACGCCTCGATGCTCTACTCGCTGGAGATCCCGCCGGCCGGCGGCAACACCTGGTTCACCAGCATGCAGGCGGCTTGCGACGCGCTGCCCGCGGACTTGCGCGCAAAGATCGAGGGCCGCCGCGTGAAGCACGACGGCACCTACAATTCGGGCGGCTTCCTGCGCAAGGGCGTGACGCCGACCGACGATCCCATGGTCGCGCCGGGCGCCTGGCATCCGGCGATCCTGCGCCATCCGGTGAACGGCCGCGCGACGCTCTATCTCGGCCGCCGCCGCAATTCCCATGTCGAGGGCTACACGAAGGCCGAATCCGACGCGGTGCTCGAAGAACTGTGGGCGCACGTCACCCAGCCGCGCTTCATCTACCAGCACGTCTGGAAGGTGGGCGACCTGGTGATGTGGGACAATCGGTCGACCATGCATCGCCGCGATCCGTTCGACAAAACGGCGCGGCGCGTCATGCACCGTACGCAGATCAAGGGGACGACGAAGCCGATCGCCTTCGCCGCCTGA
- a CDS encoding histidine triad nucleotide-binding protein codes for MSDSMIAAYDRSNVFARILRGELPCKKVYEDDFVLAFHDIAPLAPVHVLVIPKGEYVSQADFGAKAPPEMIVGFWRAVSKIAHDLGLDPEGYRIVANHGPNGGQLVFHFHVHIFGGGIMGHSTGMPKPDKQA; via the coding sequence ATGTCCGACTCGATGATCGCCGCTTACGACCGCAGCAACGTCTTCGCCCGCATCCTGCGCGGCGAGCTGCCGTGCAAGAAGGTGTACGAGGACGACTTCGTGCTGGCGTTCCACGACATCGCGCCGCTGGCGCCCGTCCATGTGCTGGTGATTCCGAAGGGCGAGTATGTCAGCCAGGCCGACTTCGGCGCCAAGGCGCCGCCGGAAATGATCGTGGGCTTCTGGCGCGCGGTGTCAAAGATCGCGCACGATCTCGGCCTGGATCCCGAAGGCTATCGAATCGTGGCCAACCACGGCCCCAATGGCGGGCAGCTCGTGTTCCATTTCCATGTCCACATCTTCGGCGGCGGGATCATGGGGCATTCGACGGGCATGCCGAAGCCGGACAAGCAGGCTTGA
- a CDS encoding ABC transporter permease, producing MRLLASLALQNLGRRKARSLLLIAAVAVASGVVFTGATLMRSIDSSMAVGFTRLGADMMAVPEGALTNITAALLTVEPTDLVLDQDLFAKTGITSVNRAAPQKIARVEHSGIGSHHDSVDLIGFEPALDFTVQPWLVEKLNRDLRPGDVILGAGRAAPLGSELLIFGKAHTVYGRLGKTGVGTHERGVFMTFATLEALAGSVHGPNGPPAVLQKGKVSGFLVELAPGATPLQARFAILSTLKDVKVVTGDSTMSGIRQGLAALLNGILALMVLMFASTALMVSVLFSAIVTERRGELGLLKAIGARRSQIVGMMVIEAVIATGAGGALGVVLGVLVMRLYERSLVYYLENIGVPFVWLDGPRIVIVAVLAIVMASIIGALGSLYPAWRASRRDPYDLVRGEG from the coding sequence TTGAGGCTGCTCGCCAGCCTGGCGCTGCAGAATCTCGGTCGCCGCAAGGCCCGCAGCCTCCTGCTGATCGCGGCCGTCGCGGTCGCGAGCGGCGTGGTCTTCACCGGCGCCACGCTGATGCGCAGCATCGACAGCAGCATGGCGGTGGGCTTCACGCGGCTGGGCGCCGACATGATGGCGGTGCCCGAAGGTGCGCTCACCAACATCACGGCGGCGCTGCTGACGGTCGAGCCGACCGATCTGGTGCTCGACCAGGATCTCTTCGCCAAAACCGGGATCACCAGTGTGAACCGTGCCGCGCCGCAGAAGATCGCGCGCGTCGAGCATTCCGGCATCGGTAGCCATCACGATTCGGTCGATCTCATCGGCTTCGAACCGGCGCTCGACTTCACGGTGCAGCCCTGGCTGGTCGAGAAGCTGAATCGCGACCTGCGGCCGGGCGACGTGATCCTGGGCGCCGGTCGCGCCGCGCCGCTGGGCTCGGAACTGCTGATCTTCGGCAAGGCGCATACCGTCTATGGCCGGCTGGGCAAGACCGGCGTCGGCACGCACGAGCGCGGCGTGTTCATGACCTTCGCCACGCTCGAAGCGCTGGCGGGATCGGTTCACGGCCCCAACGGTCCGCCGGCCGTGCTGCAGAAGGGCAAGGTGAGCGGCTTCCTCGTCGAGCTGGCGCCGGGCGCGACGCCGCTGCAGGCGCGCTTCGCGATCCTCTCGACGCTGAAGGACGTGAAGGTCGTGACCGGCGACTCGACCATGAGCGGTATCCGCCAGGGGCTGGCGGCGCTGCTGAACGGCATCCTCGCGCTGATGGTGCTGATGTTTGCCAGCACGGCCCTCATGGTCAGCGTGCTCTTCTCGGCCATCGTCACGGAGCGGCGCGGCGAACTCGGTCTGTTGAAGGCGATCGGGGCGCGGCGCAGCCAGATCGTCGGCATGATGGTAATCGAGGCGGTCATCGCCACCGGCGCCGGGGGCGCGCTGGGCGTCGTGCTCGGCGTGCTGGTGATGCGTCTCTACGAACGCTCGCTGGTCTATTACCTGGAAAATATTGGCGTGCCCTTCGTGTGGCTCGACGGGCCGCGCATCGTGATCGTTGCGGTTCTGGCCATCGTTATGGCCTCGATCATCGGCGCGCTTGGCTCGCTCTATCCCGCCTGGCGCGCCAGCCGGCGCGATCCCTACGATCTCGTGCGAGGTGAGGGCTAG
- a CDS encoding FAD-binding oxidoreductase, whose amino-acid sequence MRRQKKFYAWGYADEDLTPEEIRPWEAEIAQRYGLSGFDVKAPPRADEIVLRKSRVDVPSALQAMVRTDHLTRLEHSYGKAGFDTLRMFMRSVPNPPDAVAFPESEEDIVKVLDWCDRIGAKAIPYGGGSSVVKGIEPSAAFDKVVTISTRHMDKVLEVDPVSHAARIQGGIYGPAIEDALRNTPFTMRHYMQAYRCSTLGGWIATRSGGHYATLYTHIDDFVESTRVVTPEGTLETRRLPGSGAGPSPDRMFIGSEGILGIITEAWVRLRKKPTFRASASVRFRDFHAGADAVRDITQAGLYPANCRLLEAREALPGIPWDNEEAVLVLAFESPDHPLDAWMKRALEICAAHGGVADESDDDENAHRSGAAGAWRNKFIRAPHYGEHAVARGILSSTFETSMTWERTRDFQTKITKIARDTIKAVTGREGTVTCRFTHVYPDGPCLYFTFGGVFDPKKDALAQFMEVLSTCTAATVEHGGTTTHHHAVGRFHRPFYDRQRPELFARALRGAKRELDPKGMMNPGVLIDP is encoded by the coding sequence ATGCGGCGGCAGAAGAAGTTCTATGCCTGGGGTTACGCCGACGAGGACCTGACCCCGGAGGAGATTCGGCCGTGGGAAGCGGAGATCGCCCAGCGCTACGGGCTCTCCGGCTTCGACGTGAAGGCGCCGCCCAGGGCGGACGAGATCGTCCTGCGCAAAAGTCGCGTCGACGTACCGTCGGCGCTGCAGGCGATGGTGCGCACCGATCACCTGACGCGGCTGGAGCACAGCTACGGCAAGGCGGGCTTCGACACGCTGCGCATGTTCATGCGCTCCGTTCCCAACCCGCCCGACGCCGTGGCTTTTCCCGAAAGCGAGGAGGACATCGTCAAGGTCCTCGACTGGTGCGACCGCATCGGCGCCAAGGCGATTCCCTATGGCGGCGGCTCCTCCGTCGTGAAGGGCATCGAGCCCTCGGCCGCCTTCGACAAGGTCGTGACCATTTCGACGCGCCACATGGACAAGGTGCTGGAGGTCGATCCTGTGAGCCACGCGGCGCGCATCCAGGGCGGCATCTACGGGCCGGCGATCGAGGATGCGCTACGCAACACGCCGTTCACCATGCGCCACTATATGCAGGCTTATCGCTGCTCGACCCTGGGCGGCTGGATCGCCACGCGCTCGGGCGGCCACTACGCCACGCTCTATACGCACATCGACGATTTCGTGGAGAGCACGCGGGTCGTGACGCCCGAAGGCACGCTGGAGACGCGCCGCCTGCCGGGCTCCGGCGCCGGTCCCAGCCCCGACCGGATGTTCATCGGCTCCGAAGGCATTTTAGGCATCATCACCGAGGCCTGGGTGCGCCTGCGCAAGAAGCCGACCTTCCGTGCGTCGGCCAGCGTGCGCTTCCGCGACTTCCATGCCGGCGCCGACGCGGTGCGCGACATCACGCAGGCGGGCCTCTATCCCGCCAACTGCCGCCTGCTCGAAGCGCGCGAGGCGCTGCCCGGCATCCCGTGGGACAACGAGGAGGCCGTGCTGGTGCTGGCCTTCGAATCGCCCGACCATCCGCTCGACGCGTGGATGAAGCGCGCGCTGGAAATCTGCGCCGCGCACGGTGGCGTGGCCGACGAGAGCGACGACGACGAGAACGCGCATCGCTCCGGCGCCGCCGGCGCCTGGCGCAACAAGTTCATCCGCGCGCCGCACTACGGCGAGCATGCGGTGGCACGCGGTATCCTCTCCTCGACCTTCGAGACCTCGATGACCTGGGAGCGCACCCGCGACTTCCAAACGAAGATCACGAAGATCGCCAGGGATACGATCAAGGCGGTCACGGGCCGCGAGGGCACGGTCACCTGCCGTTTCACCCACGTCTATCCCGACGGGCCCTGTCTCTACTTCACCTTTGGGGGCGTGTTCGACCCGAAGAAGGACGCGCTGGCCCAGTTCATGGAGGTCCTGTCGACCTGCACCGCCGCGACGGTCGAGCATGGCGGCACCACCACGCACCATCACGCGGTCGGCCGCTTCCACCGGCCATTCTACGACCGGCAGCGGCCCGAACTGTTCGCCCGTGCCCTGCGCGGCGCCAAGCGCGAGCTGGATCCGAAGGGGATGATGAACCCGGGTGTGCTGATCGATCCCTGA
- a CDS encoding alpha/beta hydrolase family protein yields the protein MIRRRALLAAGALAPGAAWAQARPQKSLTESGWYARGKTKERTVRFAGTGGVTLVGTLLMPLFSEIQYVPGIVLVAGSGPTDRDGNNPLAPERIDLLKNIALLLARNGIASLRYDKRGIGQSTPRPRGSLEEQEAFFAWGNFVGDVEAAHTELLRHDEIKPYATALLGHSEGGLLALAASKALVSKKLHALVLAATPGRKLEDILRAQIARDAPPSLRLPTDRAIAAILETGRVPNNLPPELQLLFPLYAGPFLKSLLSFDPSSMLAESRTPCLLVQGAADRQVVPMEDVQPLIDALRARNVSGEAVVIPQVSHNLKTVRGPTDPGFGGPLSPVVAETLLKWLVPALGA from the coding sequence TTGATCCGACGGCGCGCCCTGCTGGCGGCGGGCGCGCTCGCGCCGGGTGCCGCCTGGGCGCAGGCACGGCCGCAGAAGTCCCTGACGGAGAGCGGCTGGTATGCGAGGGGCAAGACCAAGGAACGGACGGTTCGCTTCGCCGGAACGGGCGGCGTAACCCTGGTCGGCACCCTGCTGATGCCGCTGTTCAGCGAGATCCAGTACGTGCCGGGGATCGTGCTGGTCGCGGGCAGCGGGCCGACCGATCGCGACGGCAACAATCCGCTGGCGCCCGAACGCATCGACCTCCTGAAGAACATCGCGCTTCTGCTGGCGCGCAACGGCATCGCCTCGCTGCGCTACGACAAGCGCGGCATCGGCCAGTCGACGCCGCGACCGCGCGGCTCCCTCGAGGAACAGGAGGCGTTCTTCGCCTGGGGGAATTTCGTGGGCGACGTCGAAGCGGCGCATACCGAGTTGTTGCGACACGATGAGATCAAGCCTTACGCGACGGCGCTGCTGGGCCACAGCGAAGGCGGACTGCTGGCCCTCGCCGCCAGCAAGGCGCTGGTCTCGAAGAAGCTGCATGCGCTGGTCCTGGCCGCCACGCCGGGCCGCAAGCTCGAGGATATCCTGCGCGCCCAGATCGCGCGCGACGCACCGCCGTCGCTGCGCCTGCCCACCGATCGCGCCATCGCCGCCATTCTCGAGACCGGCCGCGTGCCCAACAACCTGCCGCCCGAACTGCAGCTCCTGTTCCCGCTCTATGCCGGACCTTTCCTGAAAAGCCTGCTGTCGTTCGATCCCTCTTCCATGCTGGCGGAGAGCCGCACGCCGTGCCTGCTCGTTCAGGGAGCCGCCGACCGCCAGGTCGTGCCGATGGAGGACGTGCAGCCCCTGATCGATGCGCTGCGCGCCCGCAACGTGTCGGGCGAGGCCGTGGTGATCCCGCAGGTCAGCCACAATCTGAAGACGGTGAGAGGCCCGACCGATCCGGGGTTCGGCGGTCCGCTCTCGCCGGTGGTCGCGGAGACCCTGCTCAAGTGGCTGGTGCCGGCGCTCGGCGCTTGA
- a CDS encoding YncE family protein, whose translation MTEPTRETPATKVSQEVPPLVSPLESGSESNLPARKGSIDEFLRRNEEVLAKDREEFQAYLVAKHEQATQKARTEAAKPRVKTKMSRRTMLNVAVGTAATAEVAVLGYHAMGGGSSTDSGVLQAAGTGAQQSPIVREVVDSRADIKGRSLGNWVALLPTKMGGGTYAIDLNSNRVLGSIWYWNYGDYNPISHHLCAFPSSDPTHGFEFVNSTQGGQNSLIYGIPTNVTAENVPGGTNIYRVRYDGTQMQMIENVSETTGLGLGVHVTVNPKDAQSYFVTDGQKDIAACFDRTTSRVKAALRFDWEPNVPELRNAWIKGGTLTIRKIYPDEKTGLYNLRGTKGNKIDWEMVPMGELFVEEGSLPGEAPLTLTGADGTIWHPEGRWAATVVRLCGGICILDPEKNFEPAAFLQFNKDSQDQYKVEQVDKDTWKVVFDKIHSPGHEIGFSPDGKFLVMMNNLRENNCSIFSCSDPDPTKWRKIAHVEDPLWRGKYPNPFHMVFSMDSSKLYLSILHPSPAYSGIMVIDTKTWTIKKEIQGIGPDLQTPAITYDGKYVLTPFSGFQRQSSGISVIDTSTDTLVGILPSNGGHHDCVIIPTKLEHMKHTRSCTL comes from the coding sequence ATGACTGAGCCCACGCGAGAAACACCGGCCACGAAAGTTTCTCAAGAAGTCCCGCCCCTCGTTTCTCCACTCGAGTCCGGTTCGGAATCGAACCTTCCGGCGCGCAAGGGATCGATCGACGAATTCCTGCGGCGCAACGAGGAGGTGCTGGCCAAGGACCGCGAGGAGTTCCAGGCCTATCTCGTCGCGAAGCATGAGCAGGCGACGCAGAAGGCTAGGACCGAAGCGGCCAAGCCCAGGGTCAAGACGAAGATGAGCCGGCGCACGATGCTGAACGTCGCCGTCGGCACGGCTGCGACCGCCGAGGTGGCCGTGCTCGGTTATCACGCAATGGGTGGCGGCTCGTCCACGGACAGCGGCGTCCTGCAGGCAGCCGGCACGGGCGCGCAGCAGTCGCCGATCGTGCGCGAAGTCGTGGATTCGCGGGCCGACATCAAGGGCCGCAGCCTCGGCAACTGGGTGGCGCTGCTACCGACCAAGATGGGCGGCGGCACCTACGCGATCGATCTCAACTCCAACCGCGTGCTGGGCTCGATCTGGTACTGGAACTACGGCGACTACAATCCGATCAGCCATCACCTCTGTGCCTTCCCCAGCTCCGATCCCACGCACGGCTTCGAATTCGTGAACTCGACGCAGGGCGGCCAGAACTCGCTGATCTACGGCATTCCAACCAACGTGACGGCGGAGAACGTGCCGGGCGGCACCAACATCTACCGCGTGCGCTACGACGGCACCCAGATGCAGATGATCGAGAACGTGTCGGAGACGACCGGCCTCGGCCTTGGCGTGCACGTCACCGTCAATCCGAAGGACGCGCAGTCGTATTTCGTGACCGACGGCCAGAAGGACATCGCCGCCTGCTTCGACCGCACCACCTCGCGCGTGAAGGCCGCGCTGCGCTTCGACTGGGAACCCAACGTGCCCGAGCTGCGCAACGCCTGGATCAAGGGCGGCACGCTCACCATCAGGAAGATCTATCCCGACGAGAAGACCGGCCTCTACAATCTGCGCGGCACCAAGGGCAACAAGATCGACTGGGAAATGGTGCCGATGGGCGAGCTGTTCGTCGAGGAAGGCTCGCTGCCCGGCGAAGCGCCGCTCACGCTGACCGGCGCAGACGGCACGATCTGGCATCCGGAAGGCCGCTGGGCCGCGACGGTCGTGCGCCTGTGCGGCGGCATCTGCATCCTCGATCCCGAGAAGAACTTCGAGCCGGCCGCCTTCCTGCAGTTCAACAAGGATTCGCAGGACCAGTACAAGGTCGAGCAGGTGGACAAGGACACGTGGAAGGTCGTCTTCGACAAGATCCACTCGCCGGGCCACGAGATCGGCTTCTCGCCCGACGGCAAGTTCCTGGTGATGATGAACAACCTGCGGGAAAACAACTGCTCGATCTTTTCCTGCAGCGATCCCGACCCGACCAAGTGGCGCAAGATCGCCCATGTCGAGGACCCGCTGTGGCGTGGCAAGTATCCCAATCCGTTCCACATGGTCTTCTCGATGGACAGCTCGAAGCTCTATCTGTCCATTCTGCATCCCTCGCCGGCCTATAGCGGCATCATGGTGATCGACACCAAGACCTGGACCATCAAGAAGGAGATCCAGGGCATCGGGCCCGACCTGCAGACGCCGGCCATCACCTATGATGGCAAGTACGTGCTGACGCCGTTCAGCGGCTTCCAGCGCCAGTCGAGCGGCATCTCGGTCATCGATACCTCCACCGACACCTTGGTCGGCATCCTGCCGAGCAACGGCGGACATCATGACTGCGTGATCATCCCGACCAAGCTGGAGCACATGAAGCACACGCGCTCCTGTACGCTTTGA